The following are encoded together in the Actinoplanes sp. N902-109 genome:
- a CDS encoding SARP family transcriptional regulator gives MGLGWVRRQARRLVLGVCVAAGLGWTLNELFGWLPITDDALGRVADAAGVAGLVISVVALLWPSGELAEAAPASLHAAAGDLADKVRAQWLDEGALALRESGVLPLSWSPTTLDAADRDAVRVRGGRFDGDLDQAAGQLAAGYRTIPHGRLLVLGEPGAGKTVVAVLLTLGLLAGRRPGDRVPMLLSLSSWNPTEVTFKEWMTGSIAAANYAGNRRVARRLLAADLILPILDGLDELPESTRRVAVDAVNAATGADRPVVVTCRVSEFMDVVSTGGPALRRAALVQVDRVAVADVSGYLGRGEDAGPARWQPVIDAMRADPGGPLGTAFGSPLMVSVAKAAYRDGTRDPAELVAFASRHDVENHLVDCLLDVAYPPERGGARQQRWLTFLAVHLDRQRDRQREIAWWNLLPAAGPGGVLAVGVASGLLATVLGAGYALRHSFSAAGLNGAAPYLVALAFLGMMGANLTLSTRGQPPGRLAFASRGWGPRVRRSFVAGASLPVLGAAVAAVIWPLVIGLSPLEWSVPAMEYYAVTVGTLLGTGVALGCGTAVHSWLISPREDARRADPMALLRDDRRSSLVACLLGGAVAGAALIPFIESGVTLLAGLGTGAAAWSQHRNPFTLARDLTGPRAQGPPFSLLAAVVHQPWPVFAGTFVLLGAGLLLTRAWPRFVLARLVLAVRRRLPFALLSFLAEARDRGLLRRAGGAYQFRHLRLQQRLVARAAPDRREAAAGAGQDRAAARLRGRRAVVAAVVGGTALAVLLSAAMTPGDAARRVLSGHGIRITAVGFAEPGFTVTGAGPGGVRLWNTQDAGPYARVDRAPAGDAGPDSAAEPGVAVSADGMTTAVLTTTGVSVQHTVTHQHRALVRGATRLLGLSRDGATVVTDRGVSDARTSALRASFDPLRGAPLAKFSPDGRVVAAFTPVDERLLVVPVSPGVAARTLRIGEDPVDAVAFAPDRPLLAVAAGAVVRVWDYTSGAVVASMAVQRGVLGLDFDAGGTRLAAQSPDRAGVYDVGTGRQLSGITGDRLAGLPDGFHGILDARLAPDGTILAVLSIADRLTLLDAATATVLAAPRAPAEHCRFDPAGRLLATWAGAEIDLWEAATGQRVARLRGHAGRVNDVAFSADGRRLVSGSDDGTARVWDVP, from the coding sequence ATGGGGTTGGGGTGGGTACGGCGGCAGGCCCGCCGGCTGGTGCTCGGCGTCTGCGTGGCGGCCGGTCTGGGGTGGACGCTCAACGAGCTGTTCGGCTGGCTGCCGATCACGGACGACGCGCTCGGGCGGGTGGCCGACGCGGCCGGGGTGGCCGGCCTGGTGATCAGCGTCGTGGCGCTGCTGTGGCCCTCCGGCGAGCTGGCCGAGGCGGCCCCGGCGTCGCTGCATGCCGCGGCCGGCGACCTGGCCGACAAGGTGCGGGCACAGTGGCTGGACGAGGGTGCGCTCGCCCTGCGTGAGTCCGGCGTGCTGCCGCTGAGCTGGTCACCCACCACGCTGGACGCGGCGGACCGGGACGCGGTGCGGGTACGCGGCGGTCGTTTCGACGGCGATCTCGACCAGGCCGCCGGGCAGCTGGCCGCCGGCTACCGCACGATCCCGCACGGCCGGCTGCTGGTGCTGGGCGAGCCGGGTGCCGGCAAGACCGTCGTCGCGGTGCTGCTCACGCTGGGCCTGCTGGCCGGCCGCCGGCCCGGTGACCGGGTGCCGATGCTGCTGTCGCTGTCCTCGTGGAACCCCACCGAGGTCACCTTCAAGGAATGGATGACCGGCAGCATCGCCGCCGCCAACTATGCCGGCAACCGGCGGGTGGCCCGCCGGCTGCTGGCCGCCGACCTGATCCTGCCGATCCTCGACGGGCTCGACGAGCTGCCCGAGTCGACGCGCCGGGTGGCCGTCGACGCCGTCAACGCCGCCACCGGCGCCGACCGGCCCGTCGTGGTGACGTGCCGGGTCAGCGAGTTCATGGACGTCGTGAGCACCGGCGGACCGGCGCTGCGCCGGGCGGCGCTGGTGCAGGTCGACAGGGTCGCGGTGGCCGACGTCAGCGGATACCTGGGCCGTGGCGAGGACGCCGGTCCGGCCCGGTGGCAGCCGGTGATCGACGCGATGCGGGCCGATCCGGGTGGTCCGCTGGGCACCGCGTTCGGCAGCCCGCTGATGGTCTCGGTCGCCAAGGCGGCCTACCGCGACGGCACCCGCGACCCGGCCGAGCTGGTCGCGTTCGCCAGCCGCCACGACGTCGAGAACCACCTGGTCGACTGTCTGCTGGACGTGGCGTACCCGCCGGAGCGGGGCGGTGCCCGGCAGCAGCGGTGGCTGACCTTCCTGGCCGTGCACCTGGACCGGCAGCGCGACCGGCAGCGGGAGATCGCCTGGTGGAACCTGCTGCCCGCGGCCGGTCCGGGTGGCGTGCTGGCCGTCGGGGTGGCCAGCGGCCTGCTCGCCACGGTGCTCGGTGCCGGGTACGCGCTGCGGCACTCGTTCTCGGCCGCCGGCCTGAACGGGGCAGCGCCGTACCTGGTCGCGCTGGCGTTCCTGGGGATGATGGGCGCGAACCTGACGCTGTCTACCCGGGGGCAGCCGCCGGGGCGCCTGGCGTTCGCCTCGCGGGGGTGGGGCCCGCGGGTCCGCCGCTCGTTCGTCGCCGGCGCCTCGCTGCCCGTGCTCGGCGCGGCCGTGGCGGCGGTCATCTGGCCGCTGGTGATCGGGCTGAGCCCGCTGGAGTGGTCGGTCCCGGCGATGGAGTACTACGCCGTGACCGTCGGCACGCTGCTCGGCACGGGCGTCGCGCTCGGCTGCGGCACGGCGGTGCACAGCTGGCTGATCAGCCCGCGCGAGGACGCCCGCCGGGCCGACCCGATGGCCCTGCTGCGCGACGACCGGCGGTCCTCGCTCGTCGCCTGTCTGCTCGGCGGGGCGGTGGCCGGCGCGGCGCTGATCCCGTTCATCGAGTCCGGCGTCACCCTGCTCGCCGGTCTGGGCACCGGCGCGGCGGCCTGGTCGCAGCACCGCAACCCGTTCACGCTCGCCCGTGACCTCACCGGGCCACGGGCGCAGGGCCCGCCGTTCTCCCTGCTCGCTGCCGTGGTGCACCAGCCGTGGCCGGTGTTCGCCGGCACGTTCGTGCTGCTCGGGGCGGGACTGCTGCTCACCCGGGCCTGGCCCCGGTTCGTGCTGGCCCGGCTGGTGCTCGCGGTCCGCCGGCGGCTGCCGTTCGCGCTGTTGTCCTTCCTGGCCGAGGCGCGTGACCGGGGGCTGCTGCGGCGGGCCGGCGGGGCGTACCAGTTCCGGCATCTGCGGCTGCAGCAACGGCTGGTCGCCCGGGCCGCCCCGGACCGCCGCGAGGCCGCTGCCGGTGCCGGCCAGGACCGGGCCGCCGCCCGGCTGCGGGGGCGCCGGGCCGTCGTCGCCGCCGTGGTGGGCGGTACGGCCCTGGCGGTGCTGCTGTCCGCCGCCATGACGCCCGGTGACGCGGCCCGCCGGGTGTTGTCGGGGCACGGGATCCGGATCACCGCGGTGGGGTTCGCCGAACCGGGGTTCACGGTCACCGGCGCCGGGCCCGGGGGAGTGCGCCTGTGGAACACCCAGGACGCCGGACCGTACGCCCGCGTCGACCGGGCGCCGGCCGGGGACGCCGGGCCGGACAGCGCCGCCGAGCCGGGGGTGGCGGTCTCGGCGGACGGGATGACCACGGCGGTGCTGACCACCACCGGGGTCAGCGTGCAGCACACGGTCACCCATCAGCACCGGGCTCTGGTCCGCGGTGCCACCAGACTGCTCGGCCTGAGCCGCGACGGGGCGACCGTCGTGACCGACCGGGGGGTGTCCGACGCCCGCACCTCGGCGCTACGGGCGTCGTTCGACCCGCTGCGGGGCGCGCCGCTGGCGAAGTTCTCGCCGGACGGGCGGGTCGTGGCCGCTTTCACCCCGGTCGACGAACGGTTGCTGGTGGTGCCGGTCAGCCCGGGGGTCGCGGCACGGACCCTGCGGATCGGCGAGGACCCGGTCGACGCCGTCGCGTTCGCGCCGGACCGCCCGCTGCTGGCCGTGGCCGCCGGAGCTGTCGTGCGGGTGTGGGACTACACGAGCGGAGCGGTGGTGGCCTCGATGGCCGTGCAGCGCGGCGTGCTCGGCCTGGACTTCGATGCCGGCGGCACGCGGCTGGCCGCGCAGTCGCCCGATCGGGCCGGGGTGTACGACGTGGGCACCGGCCGGCAGCTGTCCGGCATCACCGGCGATCGGCTGGCCGGTCTGCCCGACGGGTTCCACGGCATCCTCGACGCCCGGCTGGCGCCGGACGGCACGATCCTCGCCGTGCTGTCGATCGCCGACCGGCTGACGCTGCTGGACGCCGCCACGGCGACGGTGCTCGCGGCGCCCCGCGCGCCGGCCGAGCACTGCCGCTTCGACCCGGCCGGCCGGCTGCTGGCCACCTGGGCCGGGGCGGAGATCGACCTGTGGGAGGCGGCGACCGGCCAGCGCGTCGCCCGGCTGCGGGGGCATGCCGGCCGGGTGAACGACGTCGCCTTCAGCGCCGACGGCCGGCGCCTGGTCAGCGGCAGCGACGACGGCACCGCCCGGGTGTGGGACGTCCCCTGA
- the coaD gene encoding pantetheine-phosphate adenylyltransferase, whose product MRGCTVAPVRAVYPGTFDPFTPGHRDIVDRARRLVDHITVLVAVNASKQPSRSPVVRAAEIRGSLPAGWDTVTVAAWQGLTADYCRRHACDVIIRGVRNAGDYEHESHLAAMNETLGVPTLFLPARPELTATSSTAVRALRG is encoded by the coding sequence GTGAGGGGATGCACCGTCGCTCCGGTCCGGGCGGTTTACCCGGGAACCTTCGACCCGTTCACCCCCGGCCACCGCGACATCGTGGACCGGGCGCGCCGGCTGGTCGACCACATCACCGTGCTGGTCGCCGTCAACGCGAGCAAGCAACCGTCCCGGTCGCCGGTCGTGCGGGCGGCGGAGATCCGCGGCTCGCTCCCGGCCGGCTGGGACACCGTCACCGTCGCCGCGTGGCAGGGGCTCACCGCCGACTACTGCCGGCGGCACGCCTGCGACGTGATCATCCGCGGCGTCCGCAACGCCGGCGACTACGAGCACGAATCCCACCTCGCCGCCATGAACGAGACCCTGGGCGTGCCGACGCTGTTCCTGCCCGCCCGGCCGGAGCTGACCGCGACGTCGTCCACCGCGGTGCGGGCGCTACGCGGCTGA
- the nrfD gene encoding NrfD/PsrC family molybdoenzyme membrane anchor subunit: MTAHDPREPRPSARPGDPAAPAAGRRLAPPPAGSPGSGLARDDDPELQGSRDAGGRPASRGETGHDRGADGSGKRRRGGKGGGKGDRSMVPPADFRSYYGRPIVKPAVWHHDIAAYLFTGGLAAGSALLAAGGDATGRPALRRAGRLTALGALGLSTYFLVNDLGRPERFVNMLRIAKPTSPMSMGTWILSAFGGAAGVAAVAEAAPLLPERGVLGLARKVLPPVGTAGQYGAALAAPALATYTAVLLADTATPSWHAAYPDLPFVFAGSALAAGAAVGLIAAPPQQAGPARRMALLGAAAELYAGHRVESGMGLLSEPYQQGRAGKLLRAARALTAAGTLGALLGRRSRTLSVLSGVALLGGSLATRFGIFDGGIASARDPKYTVLPQRERLAQRAAHAGVGAGTAPDAATDAKTAGGGPSPHAPTDSSAPETGPAAAAL, translated from the coding sequence ATGACTGCCCACGACCCGCGCGAGCCGCGTCCCTCGGCCCGGCCGGGCGACCCCGCCGCGCCCGCCGCCGGCCGCCGGCTCGCGCCGCCGCCCGCCGGTTCTCCCGGCAGCGGCCTGGCCCGCGACGACGACCCGGAGCTGCAAGGCTCCCGCGACGCCGGCGGGCGGCCCGCCTCACGCGGCGAGACCGGTCATGACCGCGGCGCGGACGGTTCCGGCAAACGCCGGCGCGGTGGCAAGGGTGGCGGCAAGGGCGACCGGTCGATGGTGCCGCCGGCCGACTTCCGGTCCTACTACGGGCGCCCCATCGTCAAACCGGCCGTCTGGCACCACGACATCGCCGCCTACCTGTTCACCGGTGGCCTGGCCGCCGGTTCCGCGCTGCTGGCCGCGGGCGGTGACGCCACCGGGCGTCCGGCGCTGCGCCGCGCGGGCCGCCTCACCGCGCTGGGCGCCCTCGGTCTGAGCACGTACTTCCTGGTCAACGATCTGGGCCGGCCCGAGCGCTTCGTCAACATGCTGCGCATCGCCAAGCCCACCTCGCCGATGTCGATGGGCACCTGGATCCTGAGCGCCTTCGGCGGCGCGGCCGGCGTGGCGGCGGTGGCCGAGGCAGCCCCGCTGCTCCCCGAGCGCGGCGTGCTCGGGCTGGCCCGCAAGGTGCTGCCCCCGGTGGGAACGGCCGGTCAGTACGGTGCCGCGCTGGCCGCGCCCGCCCTGGCCACGTACACGGCGGTGCTGCTGGCCGACACCGCGACGCCGAGCTGGCACGCCGCGTACCCGGACCTGCCGTTTGTCTTCGCGGGCAGCGCCCTGGCCGCCGGGGCCGCCGTCGGCCTGATCGCAGCGCCCCCGCAGCAGGCCGGCCCGGCCCGCCGCATGGCGCTCCTGGGGGCGGCGGCCGAGTTGTACGCCGGCCACCGGGTGGAATCGGGCATGGGTCTGCTCAGCGAGCCCTACCAGCAGGGCCGCGCGGGCAAGCTGCTCCGGGCCGCCCGCGCGCTGACCGCGGCGGGCACACTCGGTGCCCTGCTCGGCCGGCGCAGCCGCACCCTGTCCGTGCTGTCCGGGGTCGCGCTGCTCGGCGGCTCCCTGGCCACCCGCTTCGGCATCTTCGACGGCGGCATCGCCTCGGCCCGCGACCCCAAGTACACCGTCCTGCCCCAACGCGAACGCCTCGCCCAGCGCGCCGCCCACGCCGGGGTGGGCGCCGGTACGGCTCCGGACGCGGCCACCGACGCCAAGACGGCCGGCGGTGGACCGAGCCCGCACGCCCCGACCGACTCCTCCGCACCCGAGACCGGCCCGGCCGCCGCAGCTCTGTGA
- a CDS encoding 4Fe-4S dicluster domain-containing protein: MAGPNSFYGPLDPASDAGYTEAPPRMGFFTDTSVCIGCKACEVACKEWNLVPDDGFNLLGTSYDNTGGLTANSWRHVAFIEQPAAGSGHGTDTPGAFAGLPTGPSAGAGAAVVGAGVGQDSGTSPGVLPAVDALAAAGTIGSTTTQFLGMPGADLPGRTTDAPRSDFRWLMMSNVCKHCTHAGCLDVCPTGALFRTEFGTVVVQEDICNGCGYCIPACPYGVIDQRKEDGRAWKCTLCYDRIGDGLTPACAKACPTESIQFGELDELRERAARRVESLHEQGVSEARLYGHDPDDGVGGDGAFFLLLDEPEVYGLPPDPIVTTRDLPAMYKRAGVAALAMAATAVVSFLGRRA; this comes from the coding sequence GTGGCCGGACCGAACAGCTTCTACGGCCCGCTCGACCCGGCATCCGACGCCGGGTACACCGAGGCGCCGCCGCGGATGGGCTTCTTCACCGACACCAGCGTGTGCATCGGGTGCAAGGCCTGCGAGGTCGCCTGCAAGGAGTGGAACCTCGTCCCGGACGACGGCTTCAACCTGCTCGGCACGTCCTACGACAACACCGGCGGGCTGACCGCCAACTCGTGGCGCCACGTGGCGTTCATCGAGCAGCCCGCCGCCGGTTCCGGGCACGGCACCGACACCCCCGGCGCGTTCGCCGGGCTGCCCACCGGGCCGTCCGCCGGCGCCGGCGCCGCGGTGGTCGGTGCGGGCGTCGGACAGGATTCCGGTACGTCGCCAGGTGTGCTCCCGGCAGTCGACGCGCTGGCCGCCGCCGGCACCATCGGGTCCACGACCACCCAGTTCCTCGGTATGCCGGGAGCCGACCTACCGGGGCGCACGACGGACGCGCCGCGCAGCGACTTCCGCTGGCTGATGATGTCCAACGTGTGCAAGCACTGCACGCACGCCGGGTGCCTCGACGTGTGCCCCACCGGTGCGCTGTTCCGCACCGAGTTCGGCACGGTCGTGGTGCAGGAGGACATCTGCAACGGCTGTGGCTACTGCATCCCGGCGTGCCCGTACGGCGTCATCGACCAGCGCAAGGAGGACGGCCGGGCGTGGAAGTGCACGCTCTGCTACGACCGGATCGGTGACGGGCTCACCCCCGCCTGCGCCAAGGCGTGCCCGACCGAGTCCATCCAGTTCGGTGAGCTCGACGAGCTGCGCGAGCGTGCCGCCCGCCGGGTGGAGAGCCTGCACGAGCAGGGCGTCAGCGAGGCCCGGCTGTACGGCCACGACCCGGACGACGGCGTCGGCGGCGACGGCGCGTTCTTCCTGCTGCTCGACGAGCCCGAGGTGTACGGCCTGCCGCCGGACCCGATCGTCACCACCCGCGACCTGCCGGCCATGTACAAGCGGGCCGGCGTCGCGGCTCTCGCCATGGCCGCCACGGCCGTGGTCTCCTTCCTGGGACGGCGCGCATGA
- a CDS encoding epoxide hydrolase family protein: MTVPAPPAPALVRPFTVSVPDSEIADLKQRLARTRWPDPETVDDWSQGVRLENAQALIGHWQHGYDWRRFESELNRLPQFLTEIDGLDIHFIHVRSKNPYAMPLLLTHGWPGSIVEFRKLIGPLTDPGAFGGDIADSFDVVVPSLPGFGFSQKPVRTGWTVPRIANAWLELMRRLGYSEWAAQGGDWGAVVTTALGAMRPQGLLGIHLNTQYAFPAQIPATLSPDQRAAVESLALYTGVLGGSNHLQGTRPETVGFGLADSPAGQAAWIYDKFQSKTDNQGLAEDALSLDDMLDAISLSWFTNSAASSARIYWENRSSTFAGPQLSIPVAVTVFPKDIPRLPRSWIEDTYSNLIHYGEARKGGHFAALEQPAILIEEIRTGLRTLRTPGEPVA, from the coding sequence ATGACCGTTCCTGCCCCGCCGGCCCCGGCCCTGGTGCGTCCGTTCACCGTCTCGGTGCCGGACTCGGAGATCGCCGACCTGAAGCAGCGCCTGGCCCGGACCCGATGGCCCGATCCGGAAACGGTGGATGACTGGTCCCAGGGCGTTCGCCTGGAGAATGCCCAGGCTCTGATCGGCCACTGGCAGCACGGCTACGACTGGCGGCGCTTCGAGTCCGAGCTCAACCGCCTCCCCCAGTTCCTGACCGAGATCGACGGGCTGGACATCCACTTCATCCACGTCAGGTCCAAGAACCCGTACGCGATGCCGCTGCTGCTCACCCACGGCTGGCCCGGCTCGATCGTCGAGTTCCGCAAACTGATCGGCCCGCTGACCGATCCGGGTGCCTTCGGCGGGGACATCGCCGACTCCTTCGACGTCGTCGTCCCCTCGCTCCCCGGGTTCGGGTTCTCCCAGAAGCCCGTACGGACCGGGTGGACCGTACCCCGCATCGCGAACGCATGGTTGGAGTTGATGAGACGTCTCGGCTATTCCGAGTGGGCGGCCCAGGGCGGCGACTGGGGCGCTGTCGTCACCACCGCCCTGGGAGCCATGCGGCCGCAGGGGCTTCTCGGCATCCATCTCAACACCCAGTACGCCTTTCCCGCGCAGATACCCGCCACCCTGTCACCCGACCAGCGCGCCGCCGTGGAGAGCCTCGCGCTCTACACCGGCGTCCTCGGCGGGTCGAACCACCTGCAGGGCACCAGACCGGAAACAGTCGGATTTGGTCTGGCCGACTCGCCGGCGGGTCAGGCGGCCTGGATCTACGACAAGTTCCAGTCCAAGACGGACAACCAGGGGCTGGCCGAGGACGCCCTCAGCCTCGACGACATGCTCGACGCGATATCCCTCTCCTGGTTCACCAACAGTGCGGCGTCGTCCGCCCGCATCTACTGGGAGAACCGGTCGAGCACCTTCGCCGGGCCCCAGCTGTCGATCCCGGTAGCGGTGACCGTTTTCCCGAAGGACATCCCGCGCCTGCCACGAAGCTGGATCGAAGACACCTACAGCAACCTGATCCACTACGGCGAGGCCCGCAAGGGCGGCCACTTCGCAGCCCTCGAACAGCCCGCGATCCTGATCGAGGAGATCCGCACCGGCCTGCGCACCCTTCGCACGCCCGGGGAACCGGTCGCTTGA
- the fdh gene encoding formate dehydrogenase, whose amino-acid sequence MGVKTWIEGWPVYRQLTGTDPLGRGAAAQSERSRTLTARTETADRVAKSVCPYCAVGCGQRIFVKDEKVVQIEGDPDSPISKGRLCPKGSASKSLVTSDRRQQKVLYRRPYGTDWEELDLDTAMGMIADRVLAARDATWEDVDEDGRPLNRTLGISSLGGATLDNEENYLIKKLFTAIGAIQIENQARIUHSATVPGLGTSFGRGGATNFLQDLEYADCIIIQGSNMAEAHPVGFQYVVEAKNRGAKVIHVDPRFTRTSALAHTYVPVRAGADIAFLGGVINYILSNEKDFREYVVAYTNASMLVSEDFKDTEDLSGLFSGYEPDINTYDQTSWQYEGQQDEGQSEGQAHVDRETASGLEQESHGPPIPADVPRDPTLQHPRCVYQVLKRHYARYTPEVVERLCGVPQEKFLEVCEAWTANSGREKTTALVYSVGWTQHSVGVQYIRAGAIIQLLLGNMGRPGGGVMALRGHASIQGSTDIPTLFNLLPGYLPMPHHQQHETFDQWIDAIRHPEQKGFWANAKSYAVSLLKAYWGDAATPDNDFGYGWMPRLTGDHGTYQQVLDMIDGKIKGYFLLGQNPAVGSAHGRAQRLGMANLDWLVVRDLFMIESATFWKDGPEVATGEIVPEQCKTEVFFMPAASHAEKEGTFTQTQRMLQWREKAVEPPQDCRSELWFFYHLGRLLRERLADSTAKRDEGIQKLAWDYPLGGKRGDEPSGEDVLFEINGYDVATHQPLSSFTEMKPDGSTAGGCWIYTGVYKDGVNQAARRKPRTEQDYVAREWGWAWPADRRLLYNRASADPDGKPWSERKKYVWWDEDAGEWTGYDVPDFEKTKPPSYRPPEGATGVEAISGDDAFIMQGDGKGWLYAPSGLIDGPMPTHYEPAESMVRNPLYDQQANPTRKVYNRSDNLTNPSAPDQHAQVFPYVFSTSRLTEHHTAGGMSRQLAYLSELQPEMFVEVSPELAADRGLEHLGWAHVVTARAAIEAKVLVTDRLTPLRIEDRIVHQIWMPYHWGGEGLVTGDSANDLIGITLDPNVLIQESKVGTCDIQPGRRPTGRDLLAYVQSYRDRAGLEPIAKQGEG is encoded by the coding sequence GTGGGAGTGAAAACGTGGATCGAGGGCTGGCCGGTCTACCGGCAGCTGACCGGCACCGACCCGCTGGGGCGTGGCGCCGCGGCGCAGTCCGAGCGCTCGCGCACGCTCACCGCCCGCACCGAGACCGCCGACCGGGTCGCCAAGTCGGTGTGTCCCTACTGCGCGGTCGGTTGCGGGCAGCGGATCTTCGTCAAGGACGAGAAGGTCGTCCAGATCGAGGGCGACCCGGACAGCCCGATCTCCAAGGGCCGGCTGTGCCCCAAGGGCTCGGCGTCCAAGAGCCTGGTTACCAGCGACCGCCGCCAGCAGAAGGTGCTCTACCGCCGGCCGTACGGCACGGACTGGGAGGAGCTCGACCTCGACACGGCGATGGGCATGATCGCCGACCGGGTGCTCGCCGCCCGCGACGCCACCTGGGAGGACGTCGACGAGGACGGCCGGCCGCTGAACCGTACGCTGGGCATCTCCAGCCTGGGCGGCGCCACCCTGGACAACGAAGAGAACTACCTGATCAAGAAGCTCTTCACGGCGATCGGCGCTATCCAGATCGAGAACCAGGCGCGTATTTGACACTCCGCCACCGTCCCCGGTCTGGGGACCAGCTTCGGCCGCGGCGGGGCCACCAACTTCCTGCAGGATCTGGAATACGCCGACTGCATCATCATCCAGGGCTCGAACATGGCCGAGGCGCACCCGGTCGGCTTCCAGTACGTCGTGGAGGCCAAGAACCGGGGCGCGAAGGTCATCCATGTCGACCCCCGGTTCACCCGCACCAGCGCGCTGGCGCACACGTACGTCCCGGTGCGGGCGGGCGCTGACATCGCGTTCCTGGGCGGTGTCATCAACTACATCCTCAGCAACGAGAAGGACTTCCGGGAGTACGTCGTCGCGTACACCAATGCGTCCATGCTGGTCAGCGAGGACTTCAAGGACACCGAGGACCTGTCCGGGCTGTTCTCCGGCTACGAGCCCGACATCAACACCTACGACCAGACGTCCTGGCAGTACGAGGGGCAGCAGGACGAGGGGCAGAGCGAGGGCCAGGCGCACGTCGACCGGGAGACCGCCTCCGGGCTGGAGCAGGAGTCGCACGGCCCGCCGATCCCCGCCGACGTGCCCCGGGACCCGACGCTGCAGCACCCGCGCTGCGTCTACCAGGTGCTCAAGCGCCACTACGCCCGCTACACCCCCGAGGTGGTCGAGCGGCTCTGCGGCGTACCCCAGGAGAAGTTCCTGGAGGTCTGCGAGGCCTGGACCGCGAACTCGGGGCGGGAGAAGACGACCGCGCTGGTCTACTCGGTGGGCTGGACCCAGCACAGCGTCGGCGTGCAGTACATCCGCGCCGGTGCGATCATCCAGCTGCTGCTGGGCAACATGGGCCGCCCCGGCGGCGGGGTCATGGCGCTGCGCGGGCACGCCAGCATCCAGGGCTCCACGGACATCCCGACGCTGTTCAACCTGCTGCCCGGCTACCTGCCGATGCCGCACCACCAGCAGCACGAGACGTTCGACCAGTGGATCGACGCGATCCGCCACCCGGAGCAGAAGGGCTTCTGGGCCAACGCCAAGTCCTACGCGGTGAGCCTGCTCAAGGCCTACTGGGGCGACGCGGCCACGCCGGACAACGACTTCGGGTACGGCTGGATGCCCCGGCTCACCGGCGACCACGGCACCTACCAGCAGGTCCTCGACATGATCGACGGCAAGATCAAGGGCTACTTCCTGCTCGGGCAGAACCCGGCGGTCGGCTCGGCGCACGGCCGCGCCCAGCGCCTGGGAATGGCCAACCTGGACTGGCTCGTGGTCCGCGACCTGTTCATGATCGAGAGCGCGACGTTCTGGAAGGACGGTCCCGAGGTCGCCACCGGCGAGATCGTGCCGGAGCAGTGCAAGACCGAGGTGTTCTTCATGCCCGCGGCGAGCCACGCCGAGAAGGAGGGCACGTTCACCCAGACCCAGCGCATGCTCCAATGGCGTGAGAAGGCCGTGGAGCCGCCCCAGGACTGCCGCTCCGAGCTGTGGTTCTTCTACCACCTCGGCCGGCTGCTGCGGGAGCGGCTCGCGGACTCCACCGCGAAGCGCGACGAGGGCATCCAGAAGCTCGCGTGGGACTACCCGCTGGGCGGCAAGCGTGGCGACGAGCCGAGCGGCGAGGACGTGCTGTTCGAGATCAACGGCTACGACGTGGCGACGCACCAGCCGCTGAGCTCGTTCACCGAGATGAAGCCCGACGGGTCCACGGCCGGCGGCTGCTGGATCTACACCGGTGTCTACAAGGACGGCGTCAACCAGGCCGCCCGCCGCAAGCCGCGCACCGAGCAGGACTACGTGGCGCGCGAGTGGGGCTGGGCCTGGCCCGCCGACCGGCGGCTGCTCTACAACCGCGCGTCCGCGGACCCGGACGGCAAGCCCTGGTCGGAGCGCAAGAAGTACGTCTGGTGGGACGAGGACGCCGGCGAGTGGACCGGTTACGACGTGCCGGACTTCGAGAAGACCAAGCCGCCGTCGTACCGCCCGCCCGAGGGTGCCACCGGTGTCGAGGCGATCTCCGGCGACGACGCGTTCATCATGCAGGGCGACGGCAAGGGCTGGCTGTACGCGCCCAGCGGGCTGATCGACGGCCCGATGCCGACGCACTACGAGCCGGCCGAGTCGATGGTGCGCAACCCGCTCTACGACCAGCAGGCGAACCCGACGCGCAAGGTCTACAACCGGTCGGACAACCTGACCAACCCCAGCGCACCGGACCAGCACGCGCAGGTCTTCCCGTACGTCTTCAGCACCAGCCGCCTCACCGAGCACCACACGGCGGGTGGCATGAGCCGGCAGCTGGCCTACCTGTCGGAGCTGCAGCCGGAAATGTTCGTCGAGGTCTCCCCGGAGCTGGCCGCCGACCGCGGGCTGGAGCACCTGGGCTGGGCGCACGTCGTCACGGCCCGCGCGGCCATCGAGGCCAAGGTGCTGGTCACCGACCGGCTCACCCCGTTGCGCATCGAGGACCGGATCGTGCACCAGATCTGGATGCCCTACCACTGGGGCGGCGAGGGCCTGGTCACCGGTGACTCGGCCAACGACCTGATCGGCATCACCCTGGACCCCAACGTGCTGATCCAGGAGAGCAAGGTCGGCACCTGCGACATCCAGCCCGGCCGTCGCCCCACCGGGCGCGACCTGCTGGCGTACGTGCAAAGCTATCGGGACCGCGCGGGGCTGGAGCCCATCGCCAAGCAGGGGGAGGGCTGA